The DNA segment GAAAGGCGCGAAACGGCTTCCAAGTCTTTCATTTTGATGCTTTGGTCGAAATGGCCGGCGATGTATTTTTCAATCAGCGCGATTTTTTTGTTCAGCTCGGGGCGGTTGCTGTCGTTGGTTTCCACATCCACCGATACACCCAGCATGGCAATAACCTCACCCTGCGGATTGCGCACGGGCATTTTATGGGTGATGCACCAGCCCAATTCGCCCGAAGCATAAGTATGCAGCTCCAGCTTGTTGCTGATGGTTTTGCCTTCGCTCAACACTTCCCGGTCTTGCTGCGTATAATGCTGCCCCCATTCCGACTGAAACAGATCTTCCGACGTTTTGCCGATCAAAGCGGCCATATCGGGCAGTTGCAGGCGGTGCAGCAGCGTATCGTTGGCATAAACGTATTGCGCCTGCGTGTTTTTTACAAAAAACACCGTGCTCGGCAGCACCTGCAACACAGGCGCAAACATGTTCAGGCTGCGGATGAGGTCGTTTAAATCCTGCGGCTGAACCGCGGGCGGGAGGAAGGCGGGTAGCATGGCGGATAAGGTT comes from the Neisseria dumasiana genome and includes:
- a CDS encoding AraC family transcriptional regulator — its product is MLPAFLPPAVQPQDLNDLIRSLNMFAPVLQVLPSTVFFVKNTQAQYVYANDTLLHRLQLPDMAALIGKTSEDLFQSEWGQHYTQQDREVLSEGKTISNKLELHTYASGELGWCITHKMPVRNPQGEVIAMLGVSVDVETNDSNRPELNKKIALIEKYIAGHFDQSIKMKDLEAVSRLSTAQIERYFKKIFHITPSQYIQKVRIEAAMAMLETGLSVTEISARCGYADHSAFTRQFKALVGLSPSEFKKSR